A DNA window from Sulfitobacter noctilucicola contains the following coding sequences:
- a CDS encoding ComEC/Rec2 family competence protein — MGRIPRMITQSRARMNTVLLAQRGGMLGWVPVCLALGIGRYFSLRIEPHPTIFLWLAIAALALIIFSWRVPDALGPLVTGLSLCFIGFILAGARAHSVAEPVLGWRYYGAVEGRVVAMDRSQSDALRLTLDQVRLDRVPPDRTPKRVRISLHGAGTQGITPEPGLRVMTTAHLSPPSGPVEPGGFDFQRHAWFARLGAVGYTRVPLMGAGAAEDGHAGLMVFRIRMAASARIQSVLTGDTGGFAAAITTGDRSAMSRDALDALRASNLAHLLAISGLHMGLLTALVFAALRMALAAIPHVALRWPTKGIAAIGALIAAAGYLALSGGNVATQRAFIMVAVALAALLIGRRALSLRAVAVAAIIVLALRPEALMGPGFQMSFAATTALVAVFGWLREIEQDIVPKWAKPVFATVVSSAVAGLATAPIAAAHFNTIAHYGLIANLLSVPLMGVLVMPAAILAFLLAPLGLDWIGLWVMGLGLDWILGVAHWIAELEDARGYVMGPGPWVLPLLAHGFLTLILWQGHLRWAGGVMMVLSFVLWHGARRPDVLIADTGSLVGVMTPEGRALSKAKGAGFVARNWLENDGAGLSQMEAATLWVTREVIHLSGKRATAAMTECSESQIIVASAKADHLRGRNCLLFDPTTLKQTGAVAMRKTPQGWKITTARQMAGERLWTQWPKDRKDQYVRIKPTKSP; from the coding sequence ATGGGGCGTATCCCCCGCATGATCACGCAAAGCCGGGCGCGGATGAACACGGTCTTGCTGGCACAGCGCGGCGGCATGCTGGGCTGGGTGCCGGTGTGTCTTGCGCTTGGCATCGGTCGCTACTTCTCGCTCCGGATAGAACCGCATCCTACCATCTTCTTGTGGCTCGCGATTGCGGCACTCGCGCTAATTATCTTTTCGTGGCGGGTGCCGGACGCGCTTGGCCCCTTGGTCACCGGCCTATCGCTTTGTTTTATCGGTTTCATCCTTGCAGGCGCGCGGGCGCATTCGGTCGCGGAACCGGTGTTGGGCTGGCGTTACTACGGCGCTGTAGAGGGGCGCGTGGTTGCGATGGACCGCAGCCAGTCGGATGCGCTCCGCCTCACGCTCGATCAGGTGCGACTGGACCGCGTGCCGCCAGACCGCACGCCCAAAAGGGTCCGCATTTCCCTACATGGGGCCGGCACCCAAGGCATTACACCCGAGCCTGGTCTGCGGGTTATGACAACCGCACATCTGTCGCCGCCCTCCGGTCCGGTAGAGCCGGGCGGTTTTGATTTCCAGCGTCATGCGTGGTTCGCGAGACTAGGCGCGGTCGGGTATACCCGCGTGCCATTAATGGGGGCAGGGGCCGCAGAGGACGGACATGCAGGCCTTATGGTGTTCCGCATTCGCATGGCGGCGTCTGCCCGCATTCAATCCGTGTTGACAGGGGATACCGGCGGATTTGCAGCGGCGATTACCACTGGCGATCGCAGCGCCATGAGCCGCGACGCGCTTGATGCTTTACGTGCCAGCAACCTGGCCCATCTTCTGGCGATCTCGGGATTGCACATGGGGTTGCTGACTGCCTTGGTCTTTGCCGCTTTGCGTATGGCGCTCGCGGCCATTCCGCATGTCGCGCTCCGCTGGCCGACCAAAGGCATCGCCGCCATTGGCGCGCTGATCGCGGCGGCGGGCTATCTGGCGCTCTCAGGGGGGAATGTAGCAACCCAGCGGGCGTTCATCATGGTCGCTGTGGCGCTCGCCGCGCTGCTGATTGGACGGCGGGCACTGTCGCTGCGGGCCGTAGCAGTTGCCGCGATCATCGTGCTGGCGTTGCGTCCCGAGGCGTTGATGGGTCCGGGCTTTCAGATGTCCTTTGCCGCCACGACCGCGCTTGTGGCTGTTTTCGGCTGGTTGCGAGAAATTGAACAGGACATTGTGCCCAAATGGGCCAAACCGGTTTTTGCGACCGTGGTGTCATCTGCGGTTGCAGGTCTGGCCACAGCCCCGATCGCCGCCGCCCATTTCAACACCATCGCGCATTACGGATTGATCGCGAACCTTCTGTCGGTGCCGCTGATGGGCGTGCTGGTGATGCCCGCCGCGATCCTTGCGTTTCTGCTGGCACCGTTAGGGTTGGACTGGATCGGGTTGTGGGTCATGGGGCTTGGCCTAGACTGGATTTTGGGTGTCGCCCATTGGATCGCCGAACTAGAGGACGCGCGGGGCTACGTGATGGGGCCGGGCCCTTGGGTGCTGCCGCTTCTGGCGCACGGATTTCTGACATTAATTTTGTGGCAGGGGCACCTTCGGTGGGCGGGCGGCGTCATGATGGTGCTCAGCTTTGTTCTTTGGCACGGGGCGCGCAGGCCGGACGTTCTGATCGCGGACACCGGCAGTCTGGTCGGTGTTATGACGCCTGAGGGACGGGCCTTGAGCAAAGCCAAAGGGGCTGGATTTGTCGCAAGGAACTGGCTTGAAAACGATGGCGCTGGCCTAAGTCAGATGGAAGCGGCAACACTTTGGGTCACCCGAGAAGTGATACATCTTTCAGGCAAACGCGCTACAGCAGCGATGACAGAGTGCTCAGAGAGCCAGATCATTGTGGCCTCTGCCAAAGCAGACCATCTGCGTGGCCGGAATTGTCTTCTTTTCGACCCGACAACGCTCAAACAGACCGGAGCGGTTGCGATGCGCAAAACACCCCAAGGATGGAAAATTACCACCGCACGCCAGATGGCCGGAGAGCGGCTCTGGACCCAGTGGCCCAAAGACCGCAAGGATCAGTATGTGCGGATCAAACCAACCAAAAGCCCCTGA
- the lexA gene encoding transcriptional repressor LexA has translation MLTKKQLDLLAFIHKRVQRDGVPPSFDEMKMALDLRSKSGIHRLITALEERGFIRRLAHRARAIEIVKLPESLGGAPNSGFVPRVIEGDRPDAPPPPAAMPVANTDSAKVPVMGQIAAGVPIEAINHMTHSVTVPGGMIAGSGDHYALEVKGDSMINAGINDGDVVVIRETSVASDGDIVVALVDDSEATLKTFRRKGASIALEAANPVYETRVLPSDQVKVQGLLVGLIRTY, from the coding sequence GTGCTGACCAAAAAACAACTCGATCTGTTGGCGTTCATTCACAAGCGTGTGCAACGCGATGGCGTACCGCCGAGCTTTGACGAGATGAAAATGGCGCTCGACCTGCGCTCCAAATCCGGCATCCATCGTTTGATTACAGCACTGGAAGAACGCGGGTTTATCCGCCGCCTGGCCCACCGCGCCCGCGCGATCGAGATTGTGAAGCTCCCCGAAAGCCTTGGCGGTGCACCAAATTCCGGCTTCGTGCCGCGTGTGATCGAAGGCGACCGTCCTGATGCGCCACCGCCCCCCGCCGCGATGCCAGTAGCGAATACCGACAGTGCCAAGGTGCCCGTCATGGGCCAGATCGCTGCGGGTGTGCCGATTGAAGCGATCAATCACATGACCCATTCCGTCACCGTTCCAGGCGGCATGATTGCCGGATCGGGCGATCACTACGCGCTTGAGGTCAAAGGGGATTCGATGATCAATGCGGGCATCAACGATGGTGATGTGGTCGTGATCCGCGAAACGTCAGTGGCGTCAGACGGCGATATAGTCGTAGCACTGGTGGATGACAGCGAAGCGACTTTGAAGACCTTCCGGCGCAAAGGTGCCTCTATTGCGCTGGAAGCGGCCAATCCGGTGTATGAGACACGTGTTCTGCCTTCTGACCAAGTGAAGGTTCAGGGGCTTTTGGTTGGTTTGATCCGCACATACTGA